A region from the Ptychodera flava strain L36383 chromosome 10, AS_Pfla_20210202, whole genome shotgun sequence genome encodes:
- the LOC139142820 gene encoding dapdiamide synthesis protein DdaC-like has translation MALVSVVFRNVSIPSRMVYFSRCYSTSSRDSTKFKYTPRVDIPPQTTALLAGRRWLPGALRPGSKFPDYIASPGDNFPALYSVKLSATSSTSISDFAKDAREIIERELHIHGALLFRGLPLQSGDDFSKFMQGMGYTLTGYEGGFAVRNEVFQDVLTASDDSPEYTIEPHSEMSYLEHYPAKIFFFCDVPPLPDHGGESVIADGRKILPKLDPGLVDKLRRVGVRYCRHHPTAKPGAYLPWQQVFFTEDKADVDKYMNEHGRAYRWEPDGALTYWYNLPAFITHPKTGQEVWFNQLSGHHASYLKDHPLWVDVNIPDERYPIHTYYGDGSDAEEEVLQHIREVLWKVSVGFQMQRGDVIALDNVLALHARLGFKGNRRLLVSLSLD, from the exons ATGGCGTTAGTTTCGGTTGTTTTCCGTAATGTTTCGATTCCGTCGCGTATGGTATATTTCTCACGATGCTACTCCACCAGTTCAAGAGACAGTACCAAATTCAAGTACACTCCTCGGGTTGACATTCCACCCCAAACTACAGCATTGTTAGCTGGGCGGAGATGGCTACCAGGAGCTCTTCGACCGGGGAGCAAGTTTCCTGATTACATAGCGAGTCCAGGAGACAACTTTCCAGCGTTGTACAGCGTGAAGCTTTCGGCGACAAGCTCGACATCAATCAGTGATTTCGCGAAGGATGCCCGCGAAATCATTGAACGCGAGTTACACATCCATGGTGCTCTCCTCTTCCGAGGACTGCCCTTGCAAAGTGGTGATGACTTTTCGAAGTTCATGCAAGGAATGGGTTACACCTTGACAGGGTATGAAGGTGGATTTGCTGTAAGGAATGAAGTCTTTCAAGATGTACTGACAGCCAGTGATGACTCGCCTGAATATACCATCGAGCCTCACAGCGAAATGTCGTATTTGGAACATTACCCAGCAAAG ATTTTCTTCTTTTGTGACGTACCTCCTCTTCCCGACCATGGAGGCGAGAGTGTCATCGCAGACGGTAGAAAGATCTTACCAAAACTGGATCCAGGGCTCGTAGACAAATTGAGAAGAGTTGGGGTAAGGTACTGTAGACATCATCCCACAGCGAAGCCCGGTGCATATCTTCCCTGGCAACAG GTATTTTTTACTGAAGACAAGGCAGATGTTGACAAGTACATGAATGAGCATGGAAGGGCTTATCGTTGGGAGCCAGATGGCGCCCTCACCTACTGGTACAATCTTCCGGCTTTTATTACTCATCCGAAAACAG GGCAAGAGGTCTGGTTTAATCAACTGAGTGGTCATCATGCAAGTTATTTAAAGGATCATCCGCTTTGGGTTGATGTGAACATACCTGACGAAAGGTATCCGATCCACACGTATTATGGCGATGGAAGTGACGCAGAGGAAGAGGTGTTGCAGCACATTCGCGAAGTATTGTGGAAAGTATCGGTTGGATTTCAGATGCAAAGAGGCGACGTCATAGCACTTGATAACGTGCTTGCACTTCATGCGCGTTTGGGATTTAAAGGAAATAGAAGGTTATTGGTCAGCCTTTCCCTGGACTAG